One genomic window of Leptospira saintgironsiae includes the following:
- a CDS encoding TonB-dependent receptor produces the protein MHKRPKRFRKLLHLGLFLFSVQIFSQESQKTETSTVKVVGKTSSNSQPENFRKNPTGFQTSINLDQYNARYTNLPDVLEREAGIRIRRYGGLGSYSTLSLRGTNPNQSRIFIDGVPFNNSQGGEVNLADLPFDNLQSIEVYRSGAPVGFSGSAIGGSVNLVTRIGSGPPKTRVNIGAGSFNTGKGSITHTGTYGGIGTSVFLLGEKSDQNFSYLNNHGTLLVNPLDDTIDRRRNAQYERTSGMIGLSGDIGTTKIKFWNDLNYRFHGIPGPASNQTQQVHRRYLRNTSSLGTDTKGLFDGLLRLETRTFTSFTNDDLFDPKSEFSKGTPNSTAHMGQSGFQVTPTFYLLEYYQILKFHAGVERETFERSRSTPQNIDLKYEPGKTRTYTTFQVEDEFRFLDGKLVLTPGVSWDSYRDKFQSDEPWYRKQDPLAPAIKTTEFSNPKTGLLWRFWEKENYSLEFKSNIARQYRIPSFLELFGEVGTIIANDSLKPERSENADAGFTGKYKNGELKSNITISYFRKRIKDMILFIPNSQFTLRPENVDSARIDGAEISHKTEYKGWKFLLEYTYQEAINTSPAPYLNGKYLPLRPKHEISGTIAYRGKRWELGFEGVYVGAVFKDRTNEYVNYQPARQIWNAYLTLVLYTSPEEEDPTKKGEKTPKELLLSIDLRNMGDKRVEDIVGYPLPGRNWFITLSGRF, from the coding sequence ATGCACAAAAGACCCAAACGATTCCGCAAGCTCCTCCATCTAGGGCTCTTTTTATTTTCCGTCCAAATATTCTCCCAAGAGTCCCAGAAGACTGAAACTTCCACAGTAAAAGTGGTAGGAAAGACCAGTTCCAATTCCCAGCCTGAAAATTTCAGAAAGAATCCGACAGGCTTCCAGACTTCAATTAATTTGGACCAATACAATGCACGTTATACGAACCTTCCGGACGTTTTAGAAAGAGAAGCAGGGATCAGGATCAGAAGATACGGTGGTCTCGGTTCTTATTCTACTCTTTCTCTTAGAGGTACGAACCCTAACCAATCTAGGATCTTTATAGACGGAGTTCCTTTTAATAATTCGCAAGGTGGAGAAGTTAACCTCGCAGATCTTCCTTTCGACAATTTACAAAGTATAGAAGTATATCGTAGTGGCGCCCCGGTTGGATTTTCGGGTTCAGCAATAGGTGGAAGTGTAAACTTAGTTACAAGAATTGGATCTGGTCCTCCTAAAACGAGAGTGAATATTGGAGCAGGAAGTTTTAATACAGGGAAAGGTAGCATAACGCATACCGGTACTTATGGCGGAATTGGGACGAGTGTATTTTTATTGGGAGAAAAATCAGACCAAAACTTCTCCTATTTAAACAATCATGGAACCTTGCTTGTAAATCCTCTGGACGATACGATCGATAGAAGAAGGAACGCTCAATATGAGAGAACTTCTGGTATGATCGGTCTAAGTGGTGATATTGGAACTACAAAGATCAAATTTTGGAATGATCTAAATTATAGATTTCATGGGATTCCCGGGCCTGCAAGTAACCAAACACAACAAGTTCATCGCAGATATCTTAGAAATACTTCTTCACTTGGGACAGATACAAAAGGTTTGTTTGATGGACTGCTAAGGCTTGAAACTAGAACTTTTACTTCATTTACGAATGATGATCTATTCGATCCTAAATCTGAATTTTCGAAAGGAACTCCAAACTCGACTGCACATATGGGACAGTCTGGATTCCAAGTCACTCCTACTTTTTATTTATTAGAATATTATCAAATTTTGAAATTCCACGCAGGAGTCGAAAGGGAAACTTTCGAAAGATCCAGGAGTACTCCTCAGAATATAGATCTAAAATATGAGCCAGGAAAGACTCGGACTTATACCACTTTTCAAGTTGAGGATGAGTTTAGATTCCTGGATGGAAAGTTAGTTTTGACTCCGGGAGTTTCTTGGGATTCCTACAGAGACAAATTCCAATCTGACGAACCTTGGTATAGAAAGCAAGATCCTCTTGCTCCTGCTATAAAAACCACTGAGTTTTCGAATCCTAAAACAGGACTTCTTTGGAGGTTTTGGGAGAAAGAAAATTATTCTTTGGAATTCAAATCCAATATCGCAAGGCAATATAGGATCCCAAGTTTTTTGGAATTATTTGGAGAAGTCGGAACAATCATAGCAAACGATTCTCTTAAACCTGAAAGAAGTGAGAATGCCGACGCCGGTTTCACCGGGAAATATAAAAACGGGGAACTCAAATCCAATATTACAATTTCCTATTTTAGAAAAAGGATCAAGGACATGATCCTATTCATTCCGAATTCACAATTTACTTTAAGACCTGAAAATGTAGACTCAGCGAGAATTGATGGAGCGGAGATTTCTCATAAGACTGAATACAAAGGTTGGAAATTTTTATTAGAATATACATACCAAGAGGCGATCAATACTTCTCCTGCACCATATCTGAATGGCAAATATCTCCCACTTAGGCCTAAACACGAGATCTCAGGAACAATCGCATATAGAGGAAAAAGATGGGAACTCGGTTTCGAAGGAGTATATGTAGGGGCTGTCTTCAAAGATAGGACAAATGAATATGTAAATTACCAACCTGCTCGTCAGATTTGGAACGCGTATCTTACTCTTGTATTATATACTTCTCCTGAGGAAGAAGATCCTACCAAAAAAGGAGAAAAGACTCCCAAAGAACTGCTCTTAAGTATAGATCTTAGGAATATGGGAGATAAAAGAGTCGAGGATATTGTAGGATATCCTCTACCGGGAAGAAATTGGTTCATTACCTTAAGCGGGAGGTTTTAA
- a CDS encoding YncE family protein, with protein sequence MKFVSHIILSCLVIFFSFCGDIERPPLYTLFLTPNLPNNIGVVTTDFASGGRFKVLNPELLLSYPGLTPIHSDAVARFGNDKVYILNRLNRDSVQVLDPDFGFQTVSEWSMGAATNPADIAIVGQNKAYVSLYGSRILKIIHPLTGTSLGQIDLGGYSEPSAIPDNLPEMSGMQIVGTSLFLVLQRLDRNDPSGYFPPGPWGSLLLEIDTVTDSIISTYTFPVPNPVSKPQILELFGETHIVFAAANRMGFLSQIDGGVVAFRLSSRTFRSGFLFSEAAAGGDILGVQIKDEQLGYASVLDASFNKTLQVFNPSTGQKLATLLFIPSSYDASLTTILLADDDILYVSNTEFSQPGVTMFDTRDNRLLTPVPISVDLQPFDLIQLKE encoded by the coding sequence ATGAAATTTGTATCACATATCATTCTTTCCTGCTTAGTGATATTCTTTTCCTTCTGTGGAGATATTGAAAGGCCACCTTTATATACTTTATTCTTAACTCCAAATCTTCCCAATAATATCGGAGTAGTAACCACCGACTTTGCAAGTGGGGGAAGGTTTAAGGTATTAAATCCTGAACTTCTTCTTTCTTATCCTGGATTGACACCAATTCATTCAGACGCTGTTGCTAGATTTGGAAACGACAAAGTATATATTCTCAATCGTTTAAATAGGGATAGTGTTCAAGTTTTAGATCCAGATTTCGGATTCCAAACTGTATCGGAATGGTCCATGGGAGCCGCAACAAATCCTGCTGATATTGCGATTGTAGGCCAGAACAAGGCTTATGTATCACTTTATGGATCTAGAATATTAAAGATCATTCATCCTTTGACTGGGACAAGTTTAGGGCAGATAGATCTGGGTGGATATTCTGAGCCAAGCGCTATCCCTGATAATCTGCCCGAAATGTCCGGAATGCAGATCGTTGGAACCAGTCTTTTTCTAGTATTACAAAGATTGGATCGAAATGACCCAAGCGGGTATTTTCCACCGGGACCTTGGGGTTCTCTTCTTTTAGAAATAGATACCGTAACTGATTCTATTATTTCTACTTATACATTTCCAGTTCCGAATCCAGTTAGTAAACCGCAGATATTGGAACTTTTCGGAGAGACTCATATAGTTTTTGCTGCAGCAAATAGAATGGGTTTTTTAAGCCAGATTGACGGCGGGGTAGTGGCATTTCGACTTTCTTCCCGCACCTTTCGTTCTGGCTTTTTGTTTTCAGAGGCTGCTGCCGGCGGGGATATCCTAGGAGTTCAGATCAAAGACGAACAATTGGGTTATGCAAGCGTTCTGGATGCTTCTTTTAATAAAACATTACAAGTATTTAATCCAAGTACAGGGCAGAAACTGGCGACTTTACTGTTTATTCCTTCTTCTTATGATGCGAGCCTGACCACAATCTTGCTTGCGGACGATGATATACTTTACGTTTCCAATACCGAGTTTTCACAACCGGGAGTTACAATGTTCGATACCAGAGATAATCGGCTTTTAACTCCGGTTCCTATCTCTGTGGACCTCCAACCTTTCGATTTGATACAGCTAAAAGAATAA
- a CDS encoding ankyrin repeat domain-containing protein, which produces MSDMFQMIAAGHKAQVIYSLRESPDLASKQNPEGITPVLFALYYGKEDIVNSYLTLGIPLNLFEASALGEEERVRDLVNSNPSVVHSYSPDGWTSLHLASHFGKLSIIEFLLENGADIHAKSKSKLSIGNTALHSAVASWRADAVALLLEHGADPNFTQDGGFSPLHIAASRQGNEQIVSLLLKKGANPDLKTEDGKTAREIAAERGVAFSA; this is translated from the coding sequence ATTTCCGATATGTTCCAAATGATCGCTGCCGGTCATAAAGCTCAAGTTATCTATTCATTGAGAGAAAGTCCGGACCTAGCTTCCAAACAAAACCCGGAAGGGATTACTCCTGTACTATTCGCTCTCTATTACGGCAAAGAAGATATAGTAAATTCATATCTTACCCTAGGGATTCCACTAAATCTATTCGAAGCTTCCGCATTGGGAGAGGAGGAGAGGGTCAGAGATCTCGTAAATTCAAATCCGAGTGTAGTTCATTCTTATAGCCCTGATGGCTGGACATCTTTACATCTTGCTTCTCATTTCGGAAAACTTTCGATTATTGAATTTTTATTGGAGAATGGAGCGGATATACACGCTAAATCAAAAAGTAAATTATCGATCGGTAATACTGCATTACATTCTGCAGTTGCTTCTTGGAGAGCTGATGCAGTTGCATTACTTTTGGAACATGGAGCGGATCCGAACTTTACGCAAGATGGTGGGTTTTCTCCACTTCATATTGCTGCTTCCAGACAAGGGAATGAACAGATCGTTTCTTTATTATTGAAGAAGGGAGCAAATCCAGATCTAAAAACTGAAGATGGCAAAACGGCTAGAGAGATCGCAGCAGAAAGAGGAGTTGCGTTTAGCGCTTAG
- a CDS encoding tetratricopeptide repeat protein, with product MKAIFLNSAFLKISTFFILLISPLFLLSEEGLIENRWIQEGNILLESKQFEEALVLANSVLESDPSNSKAEFILTQAWIGIGREEKKKGNFKKAKEYLEKAYEKWPLNEYIRKELAELNETPRQQKRFLTPFKNNSISQNTSYKSTGDLILSINLLRLEIERLKGELETERIEHGNENTNKANMYWVYFLLGIQIIVLFAIFRKI from the coding sequence ATGAAAGCAATCTTTCTAAATTCTGCATTTCTTAAAATATCAACCTTCTTTATCCTTCTCATCTCTCCTTTGTTCTTATTATCAGAAGAAGGTCTTATAGAAAACAGATGGATCCAAGAAGGAAACATTCTATTAGAATCAAAACAATTTGAAGAAGCGTTAGTATTAGCAAATTCTGTTTTAGAATCAGATCCTTCCAACTCTAAGGCAGAATTTATATTAACCCAAGCCTGGATCGGAATTGGTAGAGAAGAAAAGAAGAAGGGGAATTTCAAAAAGGCAAAAGAATATTTAGAAAAGGCTTATGAAAAATGGCCTTTGAATGAATACATTCGAAAAGAACTCGCGGAGTTGAATGAAACTCCCCGGCAACAAAAAAGGTTTCTTACGCCATTCAAAAACAATTCCATCTCACAAAATACATCGTACAAAAGCACAGGAGATCTAATTCTAAGTATAAACCTTCTCCGCTTAGAAATTGAAAGACTAAAAGGTGAATTAGAAACGGAAAGAATAGAACACGGGAACGAGAATACAAATAAGGCTAATATGTACTGGGTCTATTTCCTTTTAGGAATACAGATCATAGTCTTATTTGCAATATTTAGAAAAATATAA